GGTCTTGTCGATGAACACCTTCCCGCCCTCGAACTCTTCAGCAACGAGGAAGTCCGGTAGCTTCTCCTCAACGGTGAGGTGCTCCCCCGTGAGGTGGAAGGTCTTTCCATCGATTTCAACGTCCATCTCACCCCTCTCGTAGAGTTCTCTGCCGTGTTCGCCTATCCAGGCCGTGACCTTCTTTGAGTCGCCCTTGAACTCGGGGCCAACTTTCGCGAAGTTCGGCTTTATTATGAGCTCGCGCTCGACCCTGCCAACGACGACTTCCTTGGCGTTGAGCTGGTCGCACAGGAGCCTGTTAAGCCTCTCCACGGCCTTCTTGACGGTCTCATCCTCTGTTTCGATGATTATCCTCCTCACAGGGTAGCGGAGCTTTATGTTGACCCTCTGCCTCGCCGATGAGCCCGCCTCAACGATTTTCCTTACAACGTCCATCTCACGCTCAAGCTCCCTGTCTATCGCCCTCTCCTCGGCTTTTGGCCAGTCGAGCATGTGGACGCTCTCAACGCCAAGGAACGGCCTCAGGAGGTTCTGGTATATCTCCTCGGCTATGTAAGGCGTAAACGGCGCCATGAGCCTGAGCAGAACGTCGAAGACCTTCCAGACGGTGTAGTAGGCCGCCAGCTTGTCCGGGTCGTCGCCTTCGACCCACATGCGCTTCCTGATTAGCCTGACATACCAGCGGCTCAGGTCCTCAACAACGAAGTCGTAGATCGCCCTCGTAGCCTTCGCCAGCCTGAAGGTCTCTATACCATCCGTGACCTCACCTATGAGGCCGTTGACCCTGCTGAGTATCCATCTGTCCTCCTCTCTGAACGGAAGCTCCTCAGAAACCTTGGTGGGGTCAAAGCTGTCGAGGCTCATGTAGGTTGCGCTGAGCACGTACACGTTCCAGAGTACGTTGAGCATCCTCACGACCTGCTCAAGGCCCTTCCAGCTGAAGCGGAGGTTCTCCCACGGATTCGTTGCCCAGAGCATGTAGAACCTGAACGAGTCCCTGCCCCCCTTCTGGACGACTTCCTCGGGCCTTATGATGTTTCCGAGGCTCTTGCTCATCTTGTCGCCCTTCTCGTCCAGGACGTAGCCGTGCATGGCAACGGCCCTGTAAGGGACGGTGTCGAAGGCTATAACAGAAGCGGCCTGCTGGGAGTAGAACCACTTGGTCACCTGGTCCTCGCCTTCAACAATGAAGTCAGCAGGCCAGAGCTTTTCGAAGAGCTCCCCGTTCCTCGGGTAGTCGAGGGAGGCCCAGCTGGCTATTCCGCTGTCGAACCACACGTCCACGACGTCCTTGACGCGGCGCATCTCCTTGCCGTTCACCTTTATGATGAACGCATCAACGTAGGGCCTGTGCAAGTCCTCCGGCCCGAGCTTCTCCTCTATGATTTTGAGCTTCTCCTCGTAGCTTTCGGGGAGTTCAATGCGCTTGCCGTTGACCTCTATCGCCACGCTCTTCTCTACCAGCTCCTTAAAGCTTCCAACGACGTATATCTCGCCGTCCTCGCTTTGCCATATGGGGAGCGGGATCCCCCAGTAGCGCTGCCTGCTTATGACCCAGTCGCCGCTGTTCATGACGCCGTTGTCGTAGCGAACCTTGACCCAGTCTGGGTACCAGGTCACCTTCTCGTCGTTCTCCCGGATTATTTTGTCCTTGACCCTGCTGACCTTGAGGAACCACTGGTCGGTTGCCCTGAATATGAGCGGCGTCTTACAGCGCCAGCAGTGGGGGTACTTGTGCTCTATTTCTCCAGCCTTTACGAGGTAGCCCTTCCCGCGAAGGTGCTCGATTATCTCTCCGTCAGCGTCCTTGACGTAGGTGCCCTTCCAGAGGCCCTCGGTGTATCTTCCCTCGTCGTCAACCGGGCTGTAAACGGGCAAACCGTAGCGCTTTCCGACCTCGAAGTCCTCCTCACCGTGGCCCGGGGCTGTGTGGACTAAGCCGGTACCGTCCTCAAGGGTTACGTGCTCGCCGAGGATAACCCTGTGGGTCCACTCGTACCTCTCGCGGAACTCCTTTTGGGCCGGGTATTCCTCCATGAGGACGTGGGTGTATCTAATCCCCTCGAGCTCCTCTCCCCTGAACTCCTCAACGATTTCGCCCCTGACGCCGACCTCGGAAAGAACGCGCTCGACGAGGGGCTTCGCTATTATCCAGTACTCCTCACCATTTTCGGTCTCGACCTTAACCTTTGCGTACTCGTACTCGGGGTGAACTGTTACGGCCAGGTTGGCCGGCAACGTCCAGGGCGTGGTTGTCCAGATGAGGAGATACTCGTTGGTTTTTCCTTCCACCGGGAACTTTACGTAGATGCTCGGGTCCTTCCTTATCTTGTACTCGCCGCGAACCTCGTGTTCAGCGAGGGCCGTTTCACAGCGCGGGCACCAGTGGAGAACGCGCTTGTCCTTCTCCAAGAGCCCCTTCTCCCAGGCCCGTTTTAGGGTGAACCAGCCCGATTCGATGTACTCGTTCTTTATGGTCATGTA
This sequence is a window from Thermococcus zilligii AN1. Protein-coding genes within it:
- the ileS gene encoding isoleucine--tRNA ligase encodes the protein MIKEPEFRDYNPGKLEEKIERFWEENNTYEKVKASRASGPKYYFLDGPPYVSGAIHLGTAWNKIIKDMVIRFRTMQGYNVRRQPGFDMHGLPIEVKVEQALGLKTKKDIETEVGVENFIRKCKEFALNNLKIMTEQFRELGIWMDWDDPYMTIKNEYIESGWFTLKRAWEKGLLEKDKRVLHWCPRCETALAEHEVRGEYKIRKDPSIYVKFPVEGKTNEYLLIWTTTPWTLPANLAVTVHPEYEYAKVKVETENGEEYWIIAKPLVERVLSEVGVRGEIVEEFRGEELEGIRYTHVLMEEYPAQKEFRERYEWTHRVILGEHVTLEDGTGLVHTAPGHGEEDFEVGKRYGLPVYSPVDDEGRYTEGLWKGTYVKDADGEIIEHLRGKGYLVKAGEIEHKYPHCWRCKTPLIFRATDQWFLKVSRVKDKIIRENDEKVTWYPDWVKVRYDNGVMNSGDWVISRQRYWGIPLPIWQSEDGEIYVVGSFKELVEKSVAIEVNGKRIELPESYEEKLKIIEEKLGPEDLHRPYVDAFIIKVNGKEMRRVKDVVDVWFDSGIASWASLDYPRNGELFEKLWPADFIVEGEDQVTKWFYSQQAASVIAFDTVPYRAVAMHGYVLDEKGDKMSKSLGNIIRPEEVVQKGGRDSFRFYMLWATNPWENLRFSWKGLEQVVRMLNVLWNVYVLSATYMSLDSFDPTKVSEELPFREEDRWILSRVNGLIGEVTDGIETFRLAKATRAIYDFVVEDLSRWYVRLIRKRMWVEGDDPDKLAAYYTVWKVFDVLLRLMAPFTPYIAEEIYQNLLRPFLGVESVHMLDWPKAEERAIDRELEREMDVVRKIVEAGSSARQRVNIKLRYPVRRIIIETEDETVKKAVERLNRLLCDQLNAKEVVVGRVERELIIKPNFAKVGPEFKGDSKKVTAWIGEHGRELYERGEMDVEIDGKTFHLTGEHLTVEEKLPDFLVAEEFEGGKVFIDKTLTRELLAEGIAREFVRRIQEMRKRLDLDVNDRIRVTIETTDENRELLQENLDYIMRETRAVELIFGEAKGYVVEWPEVEAKIGIEKVGG